The following proteins are encoded in a genomic region of Leptospira fainei serovar Hurstbridge str. BUT 6:
- the rpoB gene encoding DNA-directed RNA polymerase subunit beta, whose product MYGQVERKRVNFGKITNLDYLSNLIQIQKKSFDWFLQSEVKDPTKRKNQGLEAVFRETFPIESPNNDMVMEYSHYVLGDPKKSPQECKDTDATFALPLKAVIRLIIKETGEIREQVVYMGDLPVMTEQGTFIINGAERVVVSQLHRSPGIFFSYDAERDTYSARVIPYRGSWLEFEMDNKGILVAKIDRKKKFPATLLIKSLGHGTNEEILRLFYKASKAKLAGGSSRELKRLIGRRVIADVINMETGEVMLEAGSKINEDNISILKEMKVKDVELVEFPRDKDNPVLVNCLEKDGVNDYEDAVLKFHGIMRQGEPSTIENAETELNRLFFSHKTFDLGDVGRYKINSKFEFNNPKEFTSAKERVLRPADIIETVRYLLNLISETENYYPDDIDHLGNRRIRSVGELISNQLKVGFTRVERVIKERMTVQEVGTQTPQLLISIKPITAVINEFFGSSQLSQFMDQTNPLAELTHKRRLNALGPGGLSRDRAGFEVRDVHYSHYGRMCPIETPEGPNIGLILSMSSYARVNDYGFLETPYRVVKNGKVANQIEYLTADKEEYHYIAQSSSAVDEKGEFKSKLISTRHRSDFPFRNPNEIQYMDLAPMQVVSVSTALIPFLEHDDANRALMGSNMQRQAVPLLRQEAPYVGTGMESRAAYDSRICVIAKQDGYVKYVDAEKVIVEQKGGKESDTYDLTKFKKTNQGTCFNQTPVVGVIHSEIDGKVSKVTKEKIEVTADNGSIKEYNLASGSKQYHPIVSNGEEVRRGTTLAGQVVFGERMDELGNILQKGTVLADGPAVDNGTLALGRNVLVAFMPWEGYNFEDAILISEKVVKDDIFSSIHIEEFEIQARETKLGQEQITRDIPNLSDKAFRDLDETGVIRIGAEVKPGDILVGMVTPKGETDLTPEYKLLHSIFGEKAKEVRDSSLRMPNGFEGTVIDIKRFSREKGDELPAGVEEMVKVFVARKRKLLVGDKMAGRHGNKGVVARIMAEEDMPYMEDGTPMDIVLNPLGVPSRMNLGQIFETQLGLAASRLGINFETPVFDGATEADVEKYCKEANLPLSSKFRLYDGRTGLPFMNEVFCGYIYMLKLAHLVDDKIHARSTGPYSLVTQQPLGGKAQFGGQRLGEMEVWALEAYGASHTLQELLTIKSDDMLGRARIYEAIVKGIHSIKPGIPESFNVLVQELRGLALDIVITDSEGNTVDISDYEDEYSKSKKKIKFETIENA is encoded by the coding sequence ATGTACGGTCAAGTAGAGAGAAAACGGGTAAATTTCGGTAAGATAACCAATCTGGATTACCTTTCCAACTTGATTCAGATTCAGAAGAAGTCCTTCGACTGGTTTCTTCAATCCGAAGTTAAAGATCCTACCAAGAGAAAAAACCAAGGGTTAGAAGCGGTTTTCCGCGAAACTTTCCCGATCGAAAGTCCGAATAACGACATGGTGATGGAATACAGTCACTATGTCCTTGGCGATCCTAAGAAATCACCGCAAGAATGCAAAGATACAGATGCGACGTTTGCACTTCCGTTAAAAGCGGTTATTCGTCTTATCATCAAAGAAACGGGCGAGATTCGCGAGCAGGTCGTTTACATGGGTGATCTTCCCGTGATGACCGAGCAAGGAACCTTTATCATAAACGGAGCGGAGCGCGTTGTCGTGAGCCAGCTTCACCGTTCTCCCGGGATTTTCTTTTCCTACGATGCGGAAAGAGACACGTATTCCGCTCGCGTCATTCCTTATCGCGGATCCTGGCTTGAATTCGAGATGGACAATAAGGGAATTCTTGTCGCCAAAATCGACAGAAAGAAAAAATTCCCGGCCACTCTTCTGATTAAGTCGTTAGGGCACGGAACGAACGAGGAAATTCTTCGTCTTTTTTACAAAGCTTCCAAAGCAAAACTCGCAGGTGGGAGTTCCCGCGAGCTAAAACGTCTAATCGGTCGTCGCGTGATTGCGGACGTTATCAACATGGAAACCGGAGAGGTCATGCTCGAAGCCGGTTCCAAGATCAACGAAGATAATATCTCCATCTTGAAAGAGATGAAGGTAAAAGACGTCGAATTAGTCGAGTTCCCTCGTGATAAGGATAACCCCGTTCTTGTAAACTGTTTGGAAAAAGACGGTGTCAACGATTACGAGGACGCTGTTCTGAAATTCCACGGAATCATGAGACAAGGCGAACCTTCCACCATTGAAAACGCCGAAACGGAGCTGAATCGCCTCTTCTTCTCCCATAAAACTTTCGATTTGGGCGACGTCGGTCGTTATAAGATCAATAGCAAATTCGAATTCAATAATCCGAAAGAATTTACTAGCGCAAAAGAAAGAGTACTTCGCCCGGCCGATATCATTGAAACCGTTCGTTATTTGCTGAATCTGATCTCCGAAACCGAGAACTATTATCCGGACGATATCGACCACTTAGGAAACCGTCGTATTAGATCGGTAGGAGAGTTAATCTCCAATCAATTGAAAGTCGGTTTTACTCGCGTTGAACGAGTGATCAAAGAGAGAATGACGGTTCAAGAAGTCGGGACTCAAACTCCGCAACTTCTGATTTCCATCAAACCGATCACGGCAGTTATCAATGAGTTCTTCGGTTCCAGCCAATTGTCTCAGTTCATGGATCAAACCAATCCGCTGGCCGAATTGACTCACAAACGTCGTCTTAACGCGCTTGGTCCCGGCGGTTTGTCTCGAGACAGAGCCGGATTCGAAGTGCGCGACGTTCACTACAGCCACTACGGTCGTATGTGCCCGATCGAAACTCCTGAAGGTCCGAACATCGGACTTATTCTGTCCATGTCTTCTTACGCTCGCGTAAACGACTATGGCTTCTTGGAGACTCCTTATCGGGTCGTTAAAAACGGAAAGGTCGCGAATCAAATCGAATACCTGACTGCGGATAAAGAAGAATATCATTATATAGCTCAGTCTTCTTCGGCAGTGGACGAGAAAGGAGAGTTTAAGAGCAAACTCATTTCTACTCGTCACCGTTCCGACTTCCCTTTCCGGAACCCGAACGAAATCCAGTATATGGATTTGGCTCCGATGCAAGTTGTTTCCGTTTCGACCGCATTAATTCCTTTCTTGGAACATGACGACGCGAACCGAGCATTGATGGGTTCCAACATGCAACGCCAGGCGGTGCCTCTACTCCGCCAAGAAGCTCCCTATGTGGGAACGGGAATGGAGAGCCGTGCCGCATACGACTCCAGAATTTGCGTGATCGCAAAACAAGACGGATACGTGAAATACGTAGACGCCGAAAAAGTCATCGTCGAGCAAAAGGGCGGAAAAGAATCCGATACGTACGACTTAACGAAATTTAAGAAAACCAACCAAGGCACTTGCTTCAATCAAACTCCCGTCGTCGGAGTGATTCACTCGGAGATCGACGGGAAAGTCAGTAAGGTGACCAAGGAAAAAATCGAAGTCACTGCGGATAACGGAAGCATAAAAGAATATAATCTGGCTTCGGGTTCTAAACAGTATCATCCGATCGTTTCCAACGGAGAAGAGGTTCGCAGAGGAACCACTCTTGCGGGACAAGTCGTCTTTGGCGAGAGAATGGATGAGCTCGGAAACATTCTGCAAAAAGGAACCGTTCTTGCGGACGGACCTGCAGTCGATAACGGAACTCTTGCTTTAGGACGGAACGTGCTCGTAGCGTTTATGCCTTGGGAAGGGTATAATTTCGAGGATGCGATCCTCATTTCCGAGAAAGTCGTGAAAGACGATATTTTCTCTTCTATTCATATCGAGGAATTCGAGATCCAAGCTCGGGAAACCAAATTGGGACAAGAGCAGATCACTCGAGATATTCCGAATCTCTCGGACAAAGCGTTCCGCGACCTGGATGAAACAGGTGTGATTCGTATCGGTGCGGAAGTGAAACCGGGAGATATTCTGGTCGGGATGGTGACTCCGAAAGGAGAAACCGATCTGACTCCGGAATACAAACTTCTCCATTCCATTTTCGGCGAAAAAGCGAAAGAAGTCAGGGATTCCTCTCTTCGTATGCCGAACGGGTTCGAAGGAACCGTAATCGATATTAAGCGCTTCTCCCGTGAGAAAGGCGACGAATTGCCTGCGGGCGTGGAAGAGATGGTCAAGGTTTTCGTCGCTCGTAAGCGTAAGCTTCTAGTCGGAGACAAGATGGCCGGGCGCCACGGAAACAAAGGCGTCGTAGCTCGGATCATGGCAGAGGAAGACATGCCTTACATGGAAGATGGTACTCCGATGGATATCGTATTGAATCCATTAGGTGTTCCTTCTCGGATGAATTTGGGTCAGATTTTCGAAACTCAGCTCGGATTGGCTGCAAGCCGTCTTGGAATCAACTTTGAGACTCCGGTATTCGACGGAGCGACCGAAGCCGATGTGGAAAAATATTGTAAGGAAGCGAATCTTCCTCTCAGTTCTAAATTTAGATTGTACGACGGACGGACCGGACTGCCGTTCATGAACGAAGTGTTCTGCGGATACATTTATATGTTGAAACTCGCTCACCTCGTTGACGACAAGATTCACGCTCGCTCGACCGGACCCTACTCTTTGGTTACTCAACAACCTTTGGGCGGTAAGGCTCAGTTCGGGGGACAGCGTTTGGGAGAAATGGAAGTGTGGGCGCTGGAAGCATATGGCGCATCCCATACTTTGCAGGAACTCCTCACCATTAAATCCGACGATATGTTGGGAAGGGCGAGAATTTACGAGGCGATCGTAAAAGGAATCCATTCCATCAAACCGGGAATTCCGGAATCATTCAACGTATTGGTACAGGAACTCAGGGGACTTGCTCTGGACATCGTCATCACCGACTCCGAGGGA
- the rplL gene encoding 50S ribosomal protein L7/L12, producing the protein MSTTEALLEQIGKLTLVEAADLVKKMEEKFGISAAAPVAVAAAGGGAAPAAAAEEPASFNVVLKGFGDKKIEVIKVVREITGLGLKEAKDLVEAGGKAVKEGVAKAEADDLKKKLEAVGAQIELKAV; encoded by the coding sequence ATGTCTACCACTGAAGCGTTATTAGAGCAAATCGGCAAGCTGACCCTGGTCGAGGCAGCCGACCTCGTCAAAAAGATGGAGGAGAAGTTCGGAATTTCCGCAGCTGCTCCAGTAGCAGTTGCCGCAGCAGGCGGCGGAGCAGCACCCGCTGCAGCAGCTGAAGAGCCGGCATCTTTCAATGTCGTCCTGAAAGGCTTCGGAGATAAGAAAATCGAAGTTATTAAGGTAGTTCGTGAGATCACTGGTCTTGGCTTAAAAGAAGCTAAAGATTTAGTAGAAGCTGGCGGAAAAGCAGTGAAGGAAGGCGTTGCGAAAGCGGAAGCCGACGACCTGAAAAAGAAACTAGAAGCGGTTGGCGCTCAAATCGAACTCAAGGCTGTCTAA
- the rplJ gene encoding 50S ribosomal protein L10, giving the protein MPSQEKHEAVALLKGKLEASSDFILASYSGLTVEEITGLRAKLRKEGSELKVVKNNLFLLALKESGKHKDKNIAFGPEYQGPLAAIFADANLPTVAKVLKEFAKTNKNLIVKAGYLDGSVLDAEGVEAIAGLPSREQLLAQIAGGINGPARSIASGINQIIASLARAIQATAEKNNQ; this is encoded by the coding sequence ATGCCCAGCCAGGAAAAACACGAAGCAGTCGCCCTATTGAAGGGCAAACTTGAGGCAAGTAGCGACTTTATCCTAGCCAGCTACAGCGGCCTTACCGTGGAGGAAATCACCGGTCTCCGGGCGAAACTCCGCAAAGAGGGCTCGGAACTAAAGGTAGTCAAAAACAACCTTTTCCTCCTCGCGCTCAAGGAATCAGGAAAGCATAAGGATAAAAACATTGCCTTTGGGCCCGAATACCAAGGTCCCTTAGCGGCAATTTTCGCCGACGCGAATCTACCCACCGTAGCAAAAGTTCTAAAGGAATTTGCTAAAACCAATAAGAACCTGATCGTAAAGGCAGGTTATTTGGACGGATCGGTTTTGGATGCGGAAGGCGTAGAAGCAATCGCAGGTCTTCCGAGCAGAGAACAACTTCTTGCTCAGATCGCAGGCGGAATCAACGGTCCGGCCCGGAGTATCGCTTCGGGAATCAACCAGATCATCGCAAGTCTCGCGCGAGCTATTCAAGCAACCGCAGAGAAGAACAACCAGTAG
- the rplA gene encoding 50S ribosomal protein L1: protein MKRGKKYRAVKENIDSTKVYPIEKAVELAKASSYTKFDGTIEIATKVNYKSLQNIRGTISLPHGTGKLVRVLVFCKGDKQNEAKAAGAEFVGDADLIEKVAGGWTDFDACVATPDMMKDVGKLGPILGRKGLMPKPKAGTVTNDVAKAVGELKSGRIEYRPDKGGVVHLGVGKVSFDQAKLVENIRTVVQTLLRDKPSDAKGDYLKTFAVSPTMGAGIKVDVKELVNSAV, encoded by the coding sequence ATGAAGCGCGGAAAAAAATATCGTGCTGTAAAAGAGAATATCGACAGCACCAAGGTGTATCCGATCGAGAAAGCGGTAGAATTAGCGAAAGCTTCTTCTTACACAAAGTTCGATGGAACCATAGAAATCGCCACTAAAGTCAATTATAAGTCACTTCAGAATATTCGCGGAACGATTTCCCTTCCTCATGGAACAGGAAAACTGGTTCGCGTATTAGTTTTCTGTAAGGGAGACAAGCAAAACGAAGCTAAGGCTGCAGGAGCAGAATTCGTAGGCGATGCCGACCTGATCGAAAAGGTTGCCGGCGGCTGGACGGATTTTGATGCTTGCGTTGCGACTCCTGACATGATGAAGGATGTCGGAAAGCTCGGTCCTATTTTAGGACGTAAAGGTTTAATGCCTAAGCCGAAAGCAGGAACGGTCACTAACGACGTTGCAAAAGCGGTCGGTGAGCTCAAGTCGGGAAGGATCGAATATCGTCCTGATAAAGGCGGTGTCGTTCATCTAGGAGTGGGCAAAGTTAGCTTTGATCAAGCGAAGCTTGTAGAAAATATTCGTACCGTAGTTCAAACCCTTCTTCGAGACAAACCCTCGGACGCGAAGGGCGATTACCTGAAAACCTTTGCAGTCTCTCCTACGATGGGCGCAGGGATTAAGGTCGACGTTAAGGAACTGGTCAACTCGGCCGTTTAA
- the rplK gene encoding 50S ribosomal protein L11, translated as MAAKKVVKQIKLQVEAGKANPAPPVGPALGQAGLNIMEFCKQFNERTKAQIGLKLPVVITVFSDRSFTFITKSPPAALLVKKAIGLETGSATPHTVKVGKITRKQLEEIAKTKMEDLNANDLDAAVQIIAGTCRSMGVTVEG; from the coding sequence ATGGCAGCAAAAAAAGTCGTAAAGCAGATTAAGCTTCAAGTGGAAGCAGGCAAGGCCAATCCGGCACCTCCAGTAGGTCCCGCTCTCGGTCAGGCCGGTTTGAACATTATGGAGTTCTGCAAGCAATTCAACGAAAGAACTAAGGCACAAATCGGCCTCAAGCTTCCCGTTGTTATCACCGTATTCTCCGATCGGAGTTTCACGTTCATTACCAAGTCTCCACCGGCAGCTCTTCTCGTAAAGAAGGCGATCGGTCTGGAAACCGGTTCCGCTACTCCTCATACCGTTAAGGTCGGGAAGATTACTCGTAAGCAGCTCGAAGAGATTGCAAAGACCAAGATGGAGGACCTCAACGCCAATGATTTGGACGCTGCGGTTCAAATTATCGCGGGAACTTGCCGTTCTATGGGCGTCACGGTAGAAGGATAA
- the nusG gene encoding transcription termination/antitermination protein NusG, whose protein sequence is MGELKWYALQTYSGHENKVQKNLEKLVQQRKLEEKIPQIRIPTMDVAEMKNGKKKVSKKKLMPGYVLIEMDMDDDLRFMIQSLPSVSTFVGSKDGGPEPLSVDEVKNLFAESGELKSEEPAAPRLLFKVGDSLKIIDGPFANFTGVVDEIFPDKGRLRVKVEIFGRSTPVELDYLQVKTEP, encoded by the coding sequence ATGGGTGAATTGAAATGGTACGCGCTGCAGACTTACTCCGGTCACGAGAATAAGGTGCAGAAGAATTTGGAGAAACTTGTTCAACAGCGTAAGCTGGAGGAAAAGATTCCGCAAATTCGTATTCCTACCATGGACGTCGCCGAAATGAAGAACGGCAAGAAGAAGGTTTCTAAAAAGAAACTAATGCCGGGTTACGTTCTTATTGAAATGGACATGGACGATGATCTACGTTTCATGATCCAAAGCCTTCCATCCGTTTCTACTTTTGTAGGATCCAAAGATGGGGGACCGGAACCTCTTTCCGTAGACGAAGTAAAGAATCTCTTTGCTGAATCCGGAGAGTTGAAATCCGAAGAACCGGCCGCGCCGCGGTTGCTGTTCAAAGTTGGCGATAGTCTCAAGATTATCGACGGACCGTTTGCCAACTTTACTGGAGTCGTAGATGAGATCTTCCCGGATAAGGGAAGGCTCAGAGTGAAGGTGGAGATTTTCGGAAGATCCACCCCTGTGGAATTAGATTATCTACAGGTCAAAACCGAACCCTGA
- the secE gene encoding preprotein translocase subunit SecE, protein MKLNVFIQECREELKKVQWPNRQEVVQSTFVVLATVLFFSTFLFLSDMAFVRLLTGFWNL, encoded by the coding sequence GTGAAGTTAAACGTTTTTATACAAGAATGCCGCGAAGAACTGAAAAAAGTTCAATGGCCAAACCGCCAAGAAGTAGTGCAATCTACGTTTGTCGTGTTAGCCACGGTTCTTTTCTTCTCTACATTTCTTTTCCTTTCGGACATGGCCTTTGTTCGGCTTCTTACCGGATTTTGGAACCTGTAA
- a CDS encoding DUF1003 domain-containing protein, translating into MDKVVCSITKEEADSENCYRASTIPRLIYQKMKLEYPELTPDSFISIPKVKEYQKKYLSHLINEESSELDRLEKEVLDSIEKNEILSENIEPEMEHQLTFAEKISDRLAEFGGSWTFIFSFFTFILIWISINVGNIFFHPFDVYPFILLNLLLSCVAAIQAPIIMMSQNRQEQKDRIRSEHDYKINLKAELEIKLLHEKIDYLIAHQNRKLLEIQEIQASYLDEILSKLDKFSS; encoded by the coding sequence ATGGATAAGGTCGTTTGTTCGATTACAAAGGAGGAGGCGGATTCGGAAAATTGCTATAGGGCGAGTACGATTCCAAGGCTGATCTACCAAAAGATGAAGCTAGAGTATCCGGAATTGACTCCGGACTCGTTCATCTCGATCCCCAAGGTAAAGGAATACCAAAAAAAATATCTAAGTCATTTGATAAACGAAGAATCCAGCGAATTGGATCGATTGGAGAAAGAGGTTCTTGATTCCATTGAAAAGAATGAGATTCTCTCCGAAAATATCGAACCGGAAATGGAACATCAACTTACTTTCGCGGAAAAAATTTCCGATAGACTGGCGGAATTCGGCGGAAGCTGGACATTTATTTTTTCGTTTTTTACATTCATCTTAATTTGGATATCGATCAATGTAGGCAACATTTTCTTCCATCCGTTCGACGTTTATCCGTTTATACTTCTGAATTTATTGCTTTCTTGTGTTGCCGCGATTCAAGCTCCGATTATCATGATGAGTCAGAATCGTCAGGAGCAAAAGGATAGAATTCGCAGCGAACATGATTATAAAATCAACCTAAAAGCCGAGTTGGAAATTAAGCTTTTGCACGAAAAGATCGATTATCTAATCGCGCATCAAAACAGGAAACTGCTGGAAATTCAGGAAATCCAAGCAAGTTACTTGGACGAGATTTTAAGTAAGCTCGATAAATTTTCATCTTAA
- the lsa25.6 gene encoding Lsa25.6 family adhesin yields MASAFCVSFLRQIFLFFPFCCSSFLLISCSSSFETADYSAAKGADPNVHSYQFKNTGKIVFIEIDERRSGKADTWQWVSGDPANPKNVNVLYRELATKPGRPVDIKTYYGPNNFKIAEIQDLNGDGKFETTVYFNWLATPQSISGIIARIESDTDDKPGVDLWIYPMARMELDTNGDGRPDRFLSDGEKINRLYAKFVTEGILSSDGFQVLRQDSSWAIHPFLIPEGKNRAIIPNSF; encoded by the coding sequence ATGGCTTCAGCTTTTTGTGTGTCTTTTTTGAGGCAAATATTCCTGTTTTTTCCTTTCTGCTGCAGTTCCTTCTTGCTTATTTCTTGTTCGAGCTCGTTCGAGACGGCCGATTATTCTGCCGCGAAAGGGGCAGATCCTAATGTTCATTCCTATCAATTTAAGAATACGGGAAAGATCGTGTTCATCGAGATTGATGAACGTCGGTCCGGTAAGGCCGATACCTGGCAATGGGTCTCCGGCGATCCGGCAAACCCGAAAAATGTAAACGTCCTGTACAGAGAGCTGGCGACAAAACCCGGAAGACCGGTAGATATTAAAACGTATTACGGGCCCAATAATTTCAAAATTGCGGAAATTCAGGATCTGAATGGGGACGGAAAATTTGAAACGACCGTTTATTTCAACTGGCTTGCGACACCGCAGTCGATCTCAGGGATTATTGCAAGGATCGAATCGGATACCGACGATAAGCCGGGTGTGGATCTTTGGATTTATCCGATGGCTCGCATGGAATTGGACACGAACGGAGATGGGCGACCGGATCGATTTTTATCGGATGGGGAAAAGATAAATAGATTGTACGCGAAATTCGTTACCGAAGGGATTCTATCTTCCGACGGCTTTCAGGTATTACGGCAGGATTCATCTTGGGCAATTCATCCGTTCTTGATTCCCGAAGGCAAAAATCGAGCGATTATTCCGAACTCATTTTAG
- a CDS encoding DUF6946 family protein, whose protein sequence is MFLKEIRHFYEWKDLLYTPEHFVQGFPAFELAREWQEAEGIPEGVSNQLSQLRELSGLKFMFGIPQYKISMPPLSQRSQADLLAFCKNRAGLWILAVDGKESLGPKISDWLEESPVRSQKLSALISVLGIGQERTLSLRYQLLRRLYSLVTVMDDFSTPRGIFLVQSFGKNPGIRDDFNQLLEAFDIEPNEDFIPEPSIIGGRSIYFVLHNSSEI, encoded by the coding sequence ATGTTTTTAAAGGAGATTCGTCATTTCTATGAGTGGAAAGATTTACTTTACACTCCGGAACATTTCGTTCAAGGCTTTCCTGCCTTTGAATTAGCCAGAGAATGGCAGGAAGCGGAAGGAATTCCCGAGGGAGTTTCCAATCAATTATCCCAATTAAGGGAATTATCCGGTTTGAAATTTATGTTCGGGATTCCCCAGTATAAAATTTCAATGCCTCCCCTTTCACAACGATCGCAAGCGGATTTATTGGCATTTTGTAAAAACCGGGCTGGACTCTGGATTTTAGCGGTGGATGGCAAGGAATCTCTAGGTCCTAAAATTTCCGACTGGTTGGAAGAATCTCCGGTCAGATCCCAAAAACTTTCGGCTTTAATTTCAGTTTTGGGAATTGGACAGGAACGTACTCTTTCATTACGTTACCAATTATTGCGAAGACTTTATTCCCTGGTTACCGTAATGGACGACTTTTCAACACCACGAGGTATTTTTCTCGTCCAAAGTTTTGGCAAAAATCCGGGAATCCGAGATGATTTTAATCAATTATTGGAAGCTTTCGATATCGAACCAAATGAGGATTTCATTCCGGAACCCTCGATTATAGGAGGACGAAGTATCTATTTCGTATTGCACAATTCTTCGGAAATATAA
- a CDS encoding helix-turn-helix transcriptional regulator, with product MSKTIYSDEYRRIIDKVRQARISAELTQEDVAQALGIKQSLVSKIESCQRRVDVLELLELSRFLGKPVEFFFYPSSSGRLKSQSRKPLKAASVKKKKRTR from the coding sequence TTGAGTAAGACTATATATAGCGACGAATATCGCCGGATCATAGATAAAGTGCGACAAGCACGCATTTCGGCAGAACTGACTCAAGAGGATGTAGCTCAAGCGCTCGGCATAAAGCAATCCTTGGTTTCCAAGATCGAATCCTGTCAAAGGCGAGTAGATGTCTTGGAGTTGTTGGAACTAAGTAGGTTTTTAGGAAAACCTGTGGAATTTTTCTTTTATCCTTCCTCATCCGGAAGGTTGAAAAGTCAAAGCAGGAAGCCTTTAAAGGCCGCGTCCGTAAAGAAGAAGAAACGGACACGGTAG
- a CDS encoding helix-turn-helix domain-containing protein, producing the protein MAKTIYTEEYRSFQKLLKRARKEAGYTQVEVADALGEPQSYISKIESGDRRIDVIEFWTFAKLYGKPVDFFFRFEETDRPKKRTLKAAVPKKK; encoded by the coding sequence TTGGCAAAAACAATTTATACCGAGGAATATCGTTCTTTCCAGAAGCTTTTAAAGAGGGCCAGGAAGGAAGCCGGATACACGCAAGTCGAAGTTGCCGACGCGCTCGGCGAGCCTCAATCTTATATATCTAAAATCGAATCGGGCGATCGGAGAATCGATGTAATCGAATTTTGGACGTTCGCCAAATTATACGGGAAACCTGTGGATTTCTTTTTCCGGTTTGAAGAGACTGATCGCCCCAAAAAAAGAACCCTGAAAGCCGCCGTTCCGAAAAAGAAATAG
- a CDS encoding DJ-1/PfpI family protein, protein MSQTFSIGMLLFPGLTHLDLTGPHEIFSRMPNTKISLVAEAMAPVLAERGLAFLPDYPLHDSPKFDLLFVPGGTGVNAVMENEEILSWLKNRAKTAKYVTSVCTGSLALASAGLLDGYSATTHWLSLDVLRLFPRINVKEDRIVRDGNRITGGGVTAGIDFALSVAGDLHGANIAQEIQLMLEYDPNPPFFAGHPRSAPKEIVNSVESSRREAQIKRKEIALRAIDRLKSEK, encoded by the coding sequence ATGTCTCAAACTTTTTCCATCGGTATGCTCCTTTTCCCAGGTTTGACTCATCTGGATCTTACGGGGCCCCACGAAATATTTTCTAGAATGCCGAATACGAAAATTTCTCTCGTTGCCGAAGCTATGGCTCCTGTTTTGGCCGAACGGGGGCTGGCCTTCTTACCGGACTATCCCCTTCACGATTCGCCGAAATTCGATCTGCTTTTTGTTCCGGGTGGAACCGGTGTGAATGCCGTTATGGAAAATGAGGAAATTCTTTCCTGGCTAAAAAACCGGGCAAAGACTGCGAAGTACGTAACCTCGGTTTGTACAGGTTCTCTTGCGCTCGCATCTGCGGGTTTGCTGGACGGTTATTCCGCTACCACTCACTGGCTTTCGCTGGATGTCTTGCGGCTTTTCCCCCGAATTAACGTCAAGGAAGATAGAATCGTACGGGACGGAAATCGAATTACCGGCGGCGGAGTGACTGCCGGAATCGACTTTGCCTTAAGTGTCGCCGGCGATCTACACGGAGCGAATATCGCGCAAGAAATTCAATTGATGCTCGAGTATGACCCTAATCCTCCTTTTTTTGCGGGCCATCCGAGATCCGCGCCTAAAGAGATTGTGAATTCGGTTGAATCGAGTCGAAGAGAAGCTCAAATCAAGCGAAAGGAAATTGCGCTTCGTGCAATTGATCGGCTCAAATCCGAAAAGTAA